Proteins encoded together in one Sulfitobacter pontiacus window:
- a CDS encoding DUF1499 domain-containing protein: MKHTGKIAALIAVAGLTCVTLILFGARLGLWEPIIGFGLYRSYFNAIGVGIFSAGLIALAIHLGRGEKGWAAIGGVVTLLGLGVLFPLISSTVNPQPRAAPIHDITTDTANPPAFEVLDDTRAGARNTLEYGGVEVADQQATAYPDIVPLETGLSTDAAFERALQVAGEMGWEIVATDPTRHRFEATARTSVFYFADDIVVAVTPAENGSRVDMRGVSRVGRSDQGVNAARIRTFRQQFHKE; this comes from the coding sequence ATGAAACATACTGGAAAAATTGCCGCCCTGATCGCCGTTGCTGGGTTAACTTGCGTTACACTGATCTTGTTCGGAGCGCGCTTGGGGCTTTGGGAACCGATCATAGGGTTCGGGCTTTACCGGAGCTACTTTAACGCAATCGGGGTGGGCATCTTCAGCGCGGGGCTGATCGCTTTGGCCATCCATCTTGGCCGGGGCGAAAAGGGTTGGGCTGCGATCGGCGGCGTGGTCACGCTGCTTGGACTGGGGGTCCTGTTTCCCCTGATTTCAAGCACTGTGAACCCCCAACCGCGCGCGGCGCCAATCCATGACATCACGACTGATACCGCCAATCCCCCGGCCTTCGAGGTGCTGGATGACACCCGCGCGGGTGCGCGCAACACGCTCGAATACGGCGGTGTAGAAGTGGCAGACCAACAAGCGACAGCCTATCCCGATATTGTGCCACTTGAGACCGGCCTGAGCACGGACGCAGCCTTTGAGCGGGCATTGCAGGTGGCAGGCGAAATGGGGTGGGAGATCGTTGCGACCGATCCAACCCGTCATCGGTTCGAGGCCACCGCGCGCACATCAGTCTTCTATTTCGCCGACGATATTGTCGTTGCAGTTACCCCTGCCGAGAACGGGAGCCGCGTGGACATGCGCGGCGTTTCAAGGGTGGGGCGCAGTGACCAAGGCGTCAATGCAGCGCGCATTCGTACCTTTCGACAACAGTTCCATAAGGAGTGA
- a CDS encoding efflux RND transporter permease subunit encodes MARFFIHRPVFAWVLAIATMLLGAFSMTGLPISQYPDIAPTTVRISATYTGASAATVENSVTTVIEDGLTGLDGLTYMTSSSSEGAASVSLTFDDSIDPDMAQVQVQNKLQLVESQLPDIVTSQGVSVSRSTDSVLMVGALVSEDGSYTSLELGDLLSSTIEDPVQRTAGVGSINVFGTEYAMRIWLNPEKLFQYQLTSSDVTTAVSEQNTNVTVGSLGEQPVVKGQQFTVSLSAQSQLETVEDFRNILLKTNTDGSAIYLADVATIELAEEDYGSVSRFNGHPAAGFAVNLSTGANAVDTAEAVRDVVGNLSSALPEGVVVEYPYDTSPFVEESIDQVYETLIEAIVLVFLVIFLFLQSWRATIIPTIAVPVVLLGTFGVLSAFGMSINTLSMFALVLAIGLLVDDAIVVVENVERVMEEEGLDAVAATEKSMGEISSALIGIVMVLSAVFLPMAFMDGSTGVIYKQFSVTIISAMVLSLFVALILTPAMCAQLLKPNHDKKPLLPLRWFNGGLDRLTGGYASLVGRLSMRPFRMVVVLALVGFGAYWVYDRLPSSFLPTEDQGVLMTMIELPQGSTVQQTANTIEQIEQYLLTEETEMVDGVFANVGYSFGGSGQNYGMMFIRLKDYEERPGLDAADLMMRANGKFFQSRLGSIFVLQPPAIPGLGTSSGFAMYLVDQSGAGQEALSDAADKLVAAGLADGRVTNLRGNDAATEPSLKLRIDQQKAEALGVSLSSVNAMLATVFSGTYVNDFPLGNNLREVIVQGGADWRMQPDDIDHWYVRNDSSEMVPLSAFISREWETITPKLSRYGGTRALELSGEAAAGISSGDAMEVMEQLTADLDGSYASAWTGLSYQERLSGDQEAILYTISALVVFLCLAALYESWAVPFAVMLSVPVGILGALVTTWYFGQSNDVYFKVGLLTTIGLAARNAILIVEFAESLRAEGKVLLEATVMAARQRLRPILMTSLAFGFGIMPLVLASGAGANAQKSIGTGMLGGIIFSAVIGIVMVPVFYVAVIRTTEIFRKRVEKAQ; translated from the coding sequence ATGGCGCGTTTCTTCATCCACCGCCCTGTTTTTGCTTGGGTTCTGGCGATTGCCACCATGTTGCTGGGCGCTTTCAGTATGACGGGTCTGCCGATCTCGCAGTATCCTGATATCGCGCCCACCACCGTTCGAATTTCCGCCACCTATACCGGGGCCTCGGCCGCAACGGTGGAGAATTCGGTCACCACTGTCATCGAGGACGGGCTGACGGGGTTGGACGGGCTCACCTATATGACATCATCCTCCAGCGAAGGGGCGGCGAGTGTATCGCTGACCTTTGATGACAGTATTGATCCTGACATGGCGCAGGTGCAGGTCCAGAACAAACTGCAACTGGTCGAATCGCAGCTGCCCGACATCGTGACGAGCCAGGGCGTTTCCGTCTCCCGCTCGACGGACTCGGTCCTGATGGTCGGGGCGCTTGTCAGCGAAGACGGCAGCTATACCTCGCTTGAACTGGGCGACCTGCTGAGCAGCACGATTGAAGACCCGGTACAGCGCACGGCGGGGGTGGGGTCGATCAATGTTTTCGGCACCGAATACGCAATGCGCATTTGGTTGAACCCCGAAAAGCTGTTCCAGTATCAACTGACATCTTCGGACGTGACCACGGCCGTATCCGAGCAGAACACGAACGTGACGGTCGGCAGTCTGGGTGAACAGCCGGTGGTGAAAGGTCAGCAGTTCACGGTCTCCCTGTCGGCGCAGTCCCAGCTTGAAACGGTTGAGGACTTTCGGAACATCCTGCTGAAGACCAATACGGACGGGTCGGCCATTTACCTTGCCGATGTCGCCACGATCGAACTCGCCGAAGAGGACTACGGCAGTGTAAGCCGCTTTAATGGTCATCCGGCGGCGGGCTTTGCGGTGAACCTTTCCACCGGTGCCAATGCGGTGGATACCGCCGAAGCGGTGCGGGACGTGGTGGGCAATCTTTCTTCCGCGTTGCCCGAGGGCGTAGTGGTCGAATATCCCTATGACACCTCGCCCTTCGTCGAGGAATCCATCGACCAAGTCTATGAGACGTTGATCGAGGCGATTGTCCTCGTCTTTCTTGTCATCTTCCTTTTCTTGCAAAGCTGGCGGGCCACGATCATCCCGACCATCGCCGTGCCGGTGGTGTTGTTGGGCACCTTCGGCGTGCTGTCTGCCTTCGGCATGTCAATCAACACCCTTTCCATGTTCGCATTGGTCTTGGCCATTGGTCTGTTGGTCGATGACGCGATTGTTGTCGTCGAGAACGTCGAACGGGTGATGGAAGAAGAGGGGTTGGACGCCGTCGCCGCCACGGAAAAGAGTATGGGGGAGATTTCCTCGGCGCTCATCGGGATCGTGATGGTGCTTTCTGCTGTGTTCCTGCCGATGGCCTTCATGGATGGGTCGACGGGGGTCATCTACAAACAGTTCTCGGTCACGATTATTTCGGCGATGGTGCTGTCGCTTTTCGTCGCCCTGATCCTTACGCCTGCAATGTGCGCGCAGCTTCTCAAACCTAACCATGACAAGAAGCCTCTGCTTCCGCTGCGCTGGTTCAATGGCGGCCTTGACCGTCTGACGGGTGGCTATGCTTCGCTTGTCGGGCGGTTGTCCATGCGGCCTTTCCGTATGGTGGTGGTATTGGCCCTCGTCGGATTTGGCGCTTATTGGGTCTACGACCGTCTGCCGTCGTCGTTCCTGCCGACCGAAGATCAGGGCGTGCTTATGACCATGATCGAACTGCCTCAGGGATCGACAGTTCAGCAGACAGCCAACACGATTGAACAGATCGAGCAATACTTGCTGACCGAAGAGACCGAAATGGTCGATGGCGTCTTTGCCAATGTCGGATACAGTTTCGGGGGGTCTGGTCAGAACTACGGGATGATGTTCATCAGGCTCAAGGACTACGAAGAGCGTCCTGGGCTTGATGCGGCTGATCTGATGATGCGGGCCAATGGCAAGTTCTTCCAGTCCCGACTGGGCAGCATCTTTGTTCTTCAACCGCCTGCCATTCCGGGGCTGGGTACCTCTTCGGGCTTTGCAATGTACCTCGTCGATCAGTCGGGCGCGGGTCAGGAAGCGCTAAGCGATGCCGCAGATAAACTGGTCGCGGCAGGGCTTGCTGACGGTCGCGTGACCAACCTGCGCGGCAATGATGCTGCGACGGAACCGTCGTTGAAATTGCGTATCGACCAGCAGAAGGCCGAGGCTTTGGGCGTGTCTTTGTCGAGCGTGAACGCCATGCTCGCGACCGTGTTTTCTGGCACCTATGTCAACGATTTCCCGCTGGGCAATAACCTGCGCGAGGTCATTGTGCAGGGCGGTGCGGACTGGCGCATGCAGCCTGACGACATAGATCATTGGTATGTGCGGAACGACAGTTCGGAGATGGTGCCACTGTCGGCCTTTATCAGCCGCGAATGGGAAACTATCACGCCCAAACTGTCGCGCTATGGCGGCACCCGCGCGCTGGAGCTTTCCGGCGAAGCGGCAGCGGGCATCAGTTCGGGCGATGCGATGGAGGTGATGGAACAGCTTACCGCTGATCTGGACGGGTCCTACGCCTCGGCCTGGACAGGGCTGAGCTATCAGGAACGGTTGTCCGGCGATCAGGAAGCCATTCTCTATACGATCTCGGCGCTGGTCGTCTTTCTCTGTCTCGCCGCCCTCTACGAAAGCTGGGCCGTGCCTTTTGCGGTGATGCTTTCGGTGCCCGTGGGCATTCTGGGGGCGCTGGTGACAACGTGGTATTTCGGACAGTCGAACGACGTCTATTTCAAGGTAGGCTTGCTTACCACGATCGGCCTTGCGGCGCGAAATGCCATTCTGATCGTTGAGTTCGCGGAATCCCTACGGGCGGAAGGCAAAGTATTGCTGGAAGCCACCGTCATGGCAGCGCGCCAGCGTCTGCGCCCCATCCTAATGACCTCCCTTGCCTTTGGTTTTGGCATCATGCCGCTGGTGCTCGCCTCCGGGGCAGGGGCCAATGCGCAAAAATCCATCGGGACGGGGATGCTCGGCGGGATCATCTTTTCGGCGGTCATCGGGATCGTGATGGTGCCGGTCTTCTACGTCGCCGTAATCCGAACAACAGAAATTTTCCGTAAGCGAGTGGAGAAAGCTCAGTGA
- a CDS encoding efflux transporter outer membrane subunit: MKPYYLVLGLLVAGCAVGTDYQRPEVAMETRFVGGNAEQIGAVATQQWWLNYKDSILTSFIARGLAQNLDVIAAGERIRQAQAELRTTGVNAAADGSLTGSVTTSGGDGTSGTSTVESGSLGASLVIDLFGGIRREREAAVASLTAARAEEETVRLAWLAELIAAYSDARYYQEAMALTRTAIATREETVSITRSQFDAGAATEYEVAEAQALLSTARADLPQFAALFDANVYAIATLLNEPAGPIKAQMQKGAPQLSSPGGARTGVPADLLRNRPDVRSAEADLAAAVANVGVAEAALYPALSLSGTVGRTDATDAWSFGPQLSLPVFNQGLLKASRDAQLSVARQAEIAWRASINEAVEDVQVAQSNLTRARQRAQLLRTAASDYGRALTLAQENYRNGAITLLNLLETDRNTNAARISAASATNEAAQAWATLKIATGAGAAVTGHPSN; encoded by the coding sequence GTGAAACCTTACTATCTCGTACTGGGTCTGCTTGTCGCGGGCTGTGCTGTCGGCACTGATTACCAGCGCCCCGAAGTGGCCATGGAAACCCGGTTTGTCGGTGGCAATGCAGAGCAGATCGGCGCGGTAGCCACCCAGCAGTGGTGGCTGAACTATAAAGACTCGATCCTCACGAGTTTCATTGCACGGGGTCTTGCCCAAAACCTTGATGTGATCGCTGCGGGTGAGCGCATACGCCAAGCGCAAGCTGAGTTGCGCACAACCGGGGTTAACGCTGCGGCGGACGGATCGCTGACCGGATCAGTGACCACATCCGGTGGCGACGGCACCAGCGGTACGAGCACCGTCGAAAGCGGGTCTTTGGGTGCCTCGCTGGTGATTGATCTCTTCGGTGGTATCCGGCGCGAGCGCGAGGCCGCTGTTGCTTCGCTTACTGCCGCCCGGGCGGAGGAAGAGACCGTTCGTCTTGCATGGCTGGCCGAACTTATCGCTGCCTATTCCGACGCGCGCTATTACCAAGAGGCGATGGCCTTGACGCGCACCGCCATCGCTACGCGCGAAGAGACGGTGAGCATCACCCGAAGCCAGTTCGATGCGGGCGCGGCCACCGAATATGAAGTGGCCGAAGCGCAGGCCTTGCTTTCGACGGCGCGGGCCGATTTGCCGCAGTTCGCCGCCTTGTTTGACGCAAATGTCTACGCCATTGCGACACTGCTGAATGAACCCGCGGGCCCGATCAAGGCACAGATGCAAAAAGGTGCGCCCCAACTCTCCAGCCCCGGGGGTGCGCGCACCGGCGTACCTGCGGACCTGCTTCGCAATAGGCCCGATGTGCGCAGCGCCGAAGCCGATTTGGCCGCTGCCGTTGCCAACGTGGGCGTCGCCGAGGCCGCGCTTTACCCGGCCTTGTCCCTGTCCGGAACGGTGGGCCGCACGGACGCCACAGATGCGTGGAGTTTCGGGCCGCAATTGTCCCTTCCAGTATTCAATCAGGGCCTCTTGAAAGCCAGCCGTGACGCGCAACTCTCTGTCGCACGGCAGGCCGAGATCGCTTGGCGGGCCTCGATCAACGAAGCGGTCGAGGATGTCCAAGTCGCACAGTCCAACCTCACCCGCGCGCGCCAGAGGGCGCAGCTGCTGCGAACCGCCGCCAGCGACTACGGCCGGGCGCTGACATTGGCACAGGAGAATTATCGAAACGGTGCCATCACGCTGTTGAACCTGCTGGAAACCGACCGGAATACCAATGCCGCAAGGATCTCGGCGGCCTCGGCCACGAATGAAGCGGCGCAGGCCTGGGCCACGCTGAAGATCGCGACGGGGGCAGGGGCGGCGGTAACTGGTCACCCGAGTAATTGA